From a region of the Streptomyces sp. B21-083 genome:
- a CDS encoding helix-turn-helix domain-containing protein, with protein MTQSPAIPLPPPAERRRLRESQSLTQAQVAQRVGVSRETVRAWETGRTTPRGRRAHTYASLLAAAPTRTAATTASTTATAAVAAVPLTPAQAFDALYAFCAPALVRQTYLLTGRRELARESVERAFQLAWHRWPEVAVDPDPAGWVRATAYECALSPWHRFRARHRHPEAPPADASDRALLSVLLKLPPPYRRTLLLHDGVGLGLAETAAETEASTRAAANRLLHARETVATRLPDLQDPVRLASRLAGLATHARLRAARASTVRAGSERRARNWTQAAIAFTVALIGATAFTLHTAPTRYEPPVAPGATVRGVPPQAAPGPLSRTELKLRKKLLQSTTPTGPERVLPEPR; from the coding sequence AACGGGTGGGCGTCAGCCGCGAGACGGTACGCGCGTGGGAGACCGGCCGCACGACACCGCGCGGACGCAGGGCCCACACGTACGCGAGCCTGCTGGCAGCGGCCCCGACGCGCACCGCCGCGACCACCGCCTCGACGACGGCCACCGCTGCCGTCGCCGCCGTCCCGCTGACGCCCGCTCAGGCCTTCGACGCGCTCTACGCGTTCTGCGCCCCGGCCCTCGTACGGCAGACCTATCTCCTCACCGGGCGGCGGGAGTTGGCGCGCGAGTCCGTCGAGCGTGCGTTCCAGCTGGCCTGGCACCGCTGGCCCGAGGTGGCCGTGGACCCGGACCCTGCGGGGTGGGTGCGCGCGACAGCGTACGAGTGTGCCCTCTCCCCCTGGCATCGCTTCCGCGCCCGGCACCGCCACCCGGAGGCCCCGCCCGCCGACGCGTCGGACCGCGCGCTGCTGTCCGTCCTCCTGAAACTCCCCCCGCCGTACCGGCGCACCCTGCTCCTCCACGACGGCGTGGGCCTCGGCCTGGCCGAGACGGCGGCGGAGACGGAGGCGAGCACCCGCGCGGCGGCGAACCGGCTTCTGCACGCCCGCGAGACGGTGGCGACCCGCCTGCCGGACCTCCAGGACCCGGTCCGCCTCGCGTCCCGCCTTGCGGGCCTGGCCACCCACGCCCGGCTGCGTGCCGCCCGCGCGTCGACCGTCCGCGCGGGCAGCGAACGGCGCGCCCGGAACTGGACGCAGGCGGCGATCGCGTTCACCGTCGCGCTGATCGGCGCCACCGCGTTCACCCTCCACACGGCCCCGACGCGCTACGAGCCACCGGTGGCCCCGGGGGCGACCGTGCGGGGGGTGCCACCACAGGCGGCCCCGGGACCGCTGTCCCGGACGGAACTGAAGCTGCGCAAGAAGCTGCTGCAGAGCACGACACCGACCGGTCCGGAAAGAGTTCTGCCGGAGCCGAGGTGA